A genomic segment from Glycine soja cultivar W05 chromosome 20, ASM419377v2, whole genome shotgun sequence encodes:
- the LOC114403424 gene encoding protein DETOXIFICATION 35-like has translation MDAPLLLVNGEGAALVAENGDYVAVRELKEVKKVFWIETKRVWEIAMPIVFNIWCQFGVNSVTSMFVGHLGDIQLSAISLINSVIGTFAFGFMLGMGSATETLCGQAFGAGQVNMLGVYMQRSWVILSVTSILLLPIYIFAAPILKLLGQQEDIADLAGSFSILVIPQFLSLPFNFPTQKFLQAQSKVKVIAWIGLVALILHIGMLWFLIYVLDFGLAGAALAFDITSWGITVAQLVYVVIWCKDGWNGLSWLAFKDIWAFVRLSLASAVMLCLEVWYMMSVIVLAGHLDNAVIAVDSLSICMNINGWEAMLFIGVNAAVSVRVSNELGLGHPRAAKYSVYVIVFQSLFLGIFFMAIILATRDYYAIIFTNSEVLHKAVAKLGYLLSVTMVLNSVQPVVSGVAIGGGWQALVAYINLGCYYLFGLPLGFLLGYTANLGVEGLWGGMICGIVLQTLLLLLILYKTNWKKEVEQTTERMRIWSGQDIGVDKIVASA, from the exons ATGGACGCTCCCCTGCTGCTGGTGAACGGCGAGGGGGCGGCGCTGGTGGCGGAGAATGGTGACTACGTGGCGGTGAGGGAGCTGAAGGAGGTGAAGAAGGTGTTTTGGATTGAGACCAAGAGAGTGTGGGAGATTGCGATGCCCATCGTTTTCAACATATGGTGTCAGTTCGGTGTCAACTCCGTCACCAGCATGTTCGTTGGACACCTCGGCGACATTCAGCTCTCTGCTATCTCTCTCATTAACTCCGTCATTGGCACTTTTGCCTTTGGTTTCATG CTTGGGATGGGGAGTGCAACTGAGACACTCTGTGGACAAGCTTTCGGAGCTGGGCAGGTTAATATGCTTGGTGTTTATATGCAACGCTCATGGGTGATATTATCGGTGACCAGTATCTTGCTCTTGCCTATATACATTTTTGCCGCTCCAATTTTGAAGCTTCTTGGTCAACAGGAAGATATAGCTGATCTTGCAGGGAGTTTCTCCATTTTAGTAATTCCACAATTTCTTTCACTTCCCTTCAATTTTCCAACGCAAAAGTTCCTTCAAGCTCAGAGCAAGGTTAAGGTTATTGCATGGATTGGGTTGGTGGCTTTAATTCTGCACATTGGGATGCTCTGGTTCTTAATTTATGTGTTAGATTTTGGCTTAGCTGGTGCAGCTTTGGCATTTGATATCACGAGTTGGGGGATCACAGTGGCTCAACTTGTTTATGTTGTGATCTGGTGTAAGGATGGATGGAATGGATTGTCATGGCTGGCTTTTAAGGATATTTGGGCCTTTGTTAGGCTCTCTCTTGCATCAGCTGTAATGCTTTGCCTTGAAGTTTGGTATATGATGAGCGTTATAGTTCTTGCTGGCCACCTTGATAATGCAGTGATTGCTGTTGATTCCCTCTCTATATG CATGAATATCAATGGGTGGGAAGCCATGCTCTTCATTGGAGTAAATGCAGCTGTCAG tGTCAGAGTTTCCAATGAACTTGGGCTTGGACATCCAAGAGCTGCCAAGTACTCTGTCTATGTGATAGTCTTTCAGTCACTTTTCTTGGGAATCTTTTTCATGGCTATTATTTTGGCGACTAGAGATTATTATGCCATTATTTTTACAAACAGTGAGGTTTTGCATAAGGCCGTTGCGAAACTAGGATACCTCCTTTCTGTGACAATGGTTCTAAACAGTGTTCAACCAGTGGTTTCAG GTGTTGCTATTGGAGGTGGGTGGCAAGCCCTGGTGGCCTACATCAACTTAGGTTGTTATTACTTATTTGGGCTTCCACTGGGGTTCCTTCTTGGTTATACAGCAAATTTGGGGGTTGAG GGACTTTGGGGTGGTATGATATGTGGAATTGTTCTCCAGACCTTGCTGCTCTTGTTGATACTTTACAAAACCAATTGGAAGAAAGAG GTGGAACAAACAACTGAACGCATGCGGATATGGAGTGGACAAGACATTGGAGTTGATAAGATAGTGGCTTCTGCATAA